A genomic window from Glycine max cultivar Williams 82 chromosome 17, Glycine_max_v4.0, whole genome shotgun sequence includes:
- the LOC100527770 gene encoding stress responsive alpha-beta barrel domain-containing protein: MLCLRTPFCLSFSATKHLRQIQARPSRSCIKMASTKTVEHIVLFKVKEETEPSKVSDMVNGLGSLVSLDPVLHLSVGPLLRNRSSALTFTHMLHSRYKSKEDLEAYSAHPSHVSVVKGYVLPIIDDIMSVDWVADDLATASLVPPPGSAVRVSFLKLKEDADKDTVLGVVRGIPESFKQISEFSLGENFSPGRAKGFSIASLAVFPGPRELEAVDSNEELVNYQKDKVRDQIESVVVVDYVVPAPPPAQSASL, from the coding sequence ATGCTGTGTCTGAGAACGCCGTTTTGTCTGAGTTTCTCTGCCACCAAACACCTCCGTCAAATACAGGCGCGGCCGTCCAGATCTTGCATCAAGATGGCGTCAACTAAAACGGTGGAGCACATTGTCCTGTTCAAGGTGAAGGAGGAAACGGAGCCGTCAAAGGTGAGTGACATGGTGAACGGACTCGGCTCTCTGGTGTCGCTGGACCCGGTTCTCCACCTCAGCGTGGGCCCACTCCTCCGCAACCGATCCTCCGCCCTAACCTTCACTCACATGCTCCACAGCCGCTACAAGTCCAAGGAGGATCTCGAAGCGTACTCAGCACACCCTAGCCACGTCAGCGTCGTCAAGGGATACGTGCTCCCCATCATCGACGACATCATGTCCGTCGATTGGGTCGCCGATGACCTCGCCACCGCCAGTCTCGTTCCGCCGCCGGGGTCCGCGGTTCGAgtcagcttcttgaaattgaaGGAGGACGCGGATAAGGACACGGTGTTGGGCGTGGTGAGAGGAATTCCAGAGAGTTTTAAGCAGATTAGTGAGTTCAGTCTTGGGGAGAATTTTTCGCCGGGGAGAGCCAAGGGTTTCTCGATTGCTTCGCTCGCGGTTTTCCCGGGGCCGAGGGAGTTAGAGGCAGTGGATTCGAACGAGGAGTTGGTGAATTACCAGAAGGATAAGGTTAGGGATCAAATCGAGAGTGTGGTCGTGGTTGATTATGTGGTGCCAGCGCCTCCTCCTGCTCAgagtgcgagcctttga